Proteins encoded together in one Bradyrhizobium sp. CB82 window:
- the dnaK gene encoding molecular chaperone DnaK produces MGKVIGIDLGTTNSCVAVMDGKNAKVIENSEGMRTTPSIVAVTDDGERLVGQPAKRQAVTNPERTFFAVKRLIGRRYDDPMVEKDKKLVPYKIMKASNGDAWVEADGQTYSPSQVSAFILQKMKETAEAHLGQKVDQAVITVPAYFNDAQRQATKDAGKIAGLEVLRIINEPTAAALAYGLDKTKAGTIAVYDLGGGTFDISILEIGDGVFEVKSTNGDTFLGGEDFDMRLVGYLADEFQKEQGINLRNDKLALQRLKEAAEKAKIELSSTTQTEINLPFITADQTGPKHLTMKLTRAKFEALVDDLVQKTIEPCRKALKDAGVTAGEIGEVVLVGGMTRMPKVQEVVKQLFGKEPHKGVNPDEVVAIGAAIQAGVLQGDVKDVLLLDVTPLSLGIETLGGVFTRIIDRNTTIPTKKSQVFSTAEDNQNAVTIRVFQGEREMAADNKMLGQFDLMGIPPAPRGMPQIEVTFDIDANGIVNVSAKDKATGKEQQIRIQASGGLSEADIEKMVKDAEANAAADKQRREAVDAKNHADALVHSTEKALAEHGSKVAETERRAIEDAVSDLKEALKGDDAEAIKAKTNTLAQASMKLGEAMYKQQAEADAKKDAAKDDVVDAEFTEVDDDKTNKKSA; encoded by the coding sequence ATGGGAAAGGTCATTGGGATCGACCTCGGCACCACGAACTCGTGCGTCGCCGTAATGGATGGCAAGAACGCCAAAGTTATCGAGAATTCCGAGGGCATGCGCACGACGCCTTCGATCGTCGCCGTCACGGACGACGGTGAGCGCCTCGTCGGACAGCCTGCCAAGCGCCAGGCCGTCACCAATCCCGAGCGCACCTTCTTCGCAGTGAAGCGCCTCATCGGCCGCCGCTACGACGACCCGATGGTCGAGAAGGACAAGAAGCTCGTTCCGTACAAGATCATGAAGGCTTCCAACGGCGACGCCTGGGTCGAGGCCGACGGCCAGACCTACTCGCCCTCGCAGGTCTCGGCGTTCATCTTGCAGAAGATGAAGGAGACCGCGGAAGCTCATCTCGGCCAGAAGGTCGACCAAGCCGTCATCACCGTTCCTGCCTACTTCAACGACGCCCAGCGCCAGGCGACGAAAGACGCCGGCAAGATCGCGGGCCTCGAAGTGCTGCGCATCATCAACGAGCCGACCGCGGCCGCGCTCGCCTATGGCCTCGACAAGACCAAGGCCGGCACGATTGCGGTGTACGACCTCGGCGGCGGCACGTTCGATATTTCGATTCTCGAGATCGGCGACGGCGTGTTCGAGGTGAAGTCGACCAACGGCGACACCTTCCTCGGCGGCGAGGATTTCGACATGCGCCTCGTCGGCTACCTCGCCGACGAGTTCCAGAAGGAGCAGGGCATCAACCTGCGCAACGACAAGCTCGCTTTGCAGCGCCTGAAGGAAGCTGCTGAAAAGGCCAAGATCGAGCTGTCCTCGACGACGCAGACCGAGATCAACCTGCCGTTCATCACGGCGGACCAGACCGGGCCGAAGCACCTGACCATGAAGCTCACCCGCGCCAAGTTCGAGGCGCTGGTCGACGACCTCGTGCAGAAGACCATCGAGCCCTGCCGCAAGGCGTTGAAGGATGCCGGCGTCACCGCCGGTGAGATCGGCGAAGTGGTGCTGGTCGGCGGCATGACCCGCATGCCGAAGGTCCAGGAAGTCGTGAAGCAGCTGTTCGGCAAGGAGCCGCACAAGGGCGTCAATCCCGACGAAGTCGTCGCGATCGGCGCTGCGATCCAGGCCGGCGTGCTCCAGGGCGACGTCAAGGACGTGCTGCTGCTCGACGTCACCCCGCTGTCGCTGGGCATCGAGACGCTGGGCGGCGTGTTCACCCGCATCATCGACCGCAACACCACGATCCCGACCAAGAAGAGCCAGGTGTTCTCGACCGCCGAAGACAACCAGAACGCGGTCACCATCCGTGTCTTCCAGGGCGAGCGTGAGATGGCCGCCGACAACAAGATGCTCGGCCAGTTCGACCTGATGGGCATTCCGCCGGCCCCGCGCGGCATGCCGCAGATCGAGGTGACCTTCGACATCGACGCCAACGGCATCGTCAACGTCTCGGCCAAGGACAAGGCGACCGGCAAGGAGCAGCAGATCCGCATCCAGGCCTCCGGCGGCCTGTCGGAAGCCGACATCGAGAAGATGGTCAAGGACGCCGAGGCCAATGCCGCGGCCGACAAGCAGCGCCGCGAGGCGGTCGACGCCAAGAACCATGCGGACGCGCTGGTGCATTCCACCGAGAAGGCGCTGGCCGAGCACGGCTCGAAGGTCGCCGAGACCGAGCGCCGCGCCATCGAGGATGCCGTCAGCGACCTCAAGGAAGCGCTGAAGGGCGACGATGCCGAGGCGATCAAGGCCAAGACCAACACGCTGGCCCAGGCTTCGATGAAGCTTGGCGAAGCCATGTACAAGCAGCAGGCCGAGGCCGACGCCAAGAAGGATGCTGCCAAGGACGACGTGGTCGACGCGGAGTTCACCGAAGTCGACGACGACAAGACCAACAAGAAGTCCGCCTAA
- the dnaJ gene encoding molecular chaperone DnaJ, whose translation MSTKRCYYETLEVDRDADESVLKSSFRKLAMKFHPDRNPGDDSSEVRFKEINEAYEVLKDKDKRAAYDRYGHAAFEQGGGFGSGGAGFGAGFASSFSDIFEDLFGMAGQRGRGGRERGADLRYNMEITLEEAFAGKTAQIEIPVSVTCESCSGTGAKAGTKPKTCSTCAGAGRVRQSQGFFTLERTCPGCQGRGQMIEDACPSCAGQGRVTRERTLSVNIPQGVEDGTRIRLAGEGEAGVRGGPSGDLYIFLSLSQHQFFQRDGADLHCRVPISMVTAALGGEFEVPTIDKGKSKVKIPAGTQSGRRFRIASKGMPVLRSRQMGDMYVQVAVETPQNLTKKQQELLAEFEKLSSGATQPESAGFFAKVKDFFGNRAN comes from the coding sequence ATGTCCACCAAGCGCTGTTATTACGAGACCCTCGAAGTCGACCGCGACGCCGACGAGTCGGTGCTGAAATCGTCCTTCCGCAAGCTGGCGATGAAATTCCACCCCGACCGCAATCCCGGGGACGACAGCAGCGAAGTTCGCTTCAAGGAGATCAACGAGGCCTACGAGGTCCTCAAGGACAAGGACAAGCGCGCAGCCTACGACCGTTATGGCCACGCGGCCTTCGAGCAGGGCGGCGGCTTCGGCAGCGGCGGCGCCGGTTTCGGCGCGGGCTTCGCCTCCTCTTTCTCCGACATTTTCGAGGACCTGTTCGGCATGGCCGGACAGCGCGGCCGCGGCGGCCGCGAGCGCGGGGCGGACCTGCGCTACAACATGGAGATCACGCTCGAGGAAGCCTTTGCCGGCAAGACCGCGCAGATCGAGATCCCGGTCTCCGTCACCTGCGAATCCTGCTCGGGCACCGGCGCCAAGGCCGGCACCAAGCCGAAGACCTGCTCGACCTGCGCCGGCGCCGGCCGCGTGCGGCAGTCGCAGGGCTTCTTCACGCTTGAGCGCACCTGCCCGGGCTGCCAGGGCCGCGGTCAGATGATCGAGGACGCCTGCCCGTCCTGCGCAGGACAGGGCCGCGTCACGCGCGAGCGGACACTGTCGGTCAATATTCCCCAGGGCGTCGAGGACGGCACGCGGATCAGGCTCGCCGGCGAAGGCGAGGCGGGGGTGCGCGGCGGTCCGTCCGGCGACCTCTACATTTTCCTGTCGCTGTCCCAGCACCAGTTCTTCCAGCGCGACGGCGCCGATCTGCATTGCCGCGTGCCGATCTCGATGGTCACGGCGGCCCTTGGCGGCGAGTTCGAGGTGCCGACCATCGACAAGGGCAAGTCCAAGGTGAAGATTCCGGCCGGAACCCAGTCCGGTCGCCGATTCCGCATTGCATCAAAGGGCATGCCGGTGCTGCGCTCGCGCCAGATGGGCGACATGTACGTCCAGGTCGCGGTCGAGACGCCGCAAAATCTCACCAAGAAGCAGCAGGAATTGCTGGCCGAGTTCGAAAAGCTCTCGTCCGGTGCGACCCAGCCGGAATCCGCGGGCTTCTTCGCCAAGGTCAAGGATTTCTTCGGTAATCGGGCGAATTGA
- a CDS encoding rRNA adenine N-6-methyltransferase family protein: protein MPMQSSVRALKKPRLDDEVRFLRSWIEKPLHMGAVMPSGRLLARTMAQYVDVDSDAPVVELGPGTGAITSALIERGIDQKRLVLVEYNPGFCALLRDRYPQAKVVQGDAYRLRDTLWHVLGAPASAVVSGLPLVTKPMFTRLRLIRDAFTALAPGAPFVQFTYSVVPPIPKSLPGVSTEASERIWMNLPPARVWVYRKD from the coding sequence ATGCCCATGCAATCGTCCGTGCGCGCGTTGAAGAAGCCCCGTCTCGACGACGAGGTCCGTTTTCTCCGGTCATGGATCGAAAAGCCGCTGCACATGGGTGCGGTGATGCCGTCGGGCCGGCTGCTCGCCCGCACCATGGCGCAATATGTCGATGTCGATTCGGATGCACCGGTGGTCGAGCTCGGGCCCGGCACCGGCGCCATCACCTCCGCGCTGATCGAGCGCGGCATCGACCAGAAGCGCCTCGTCCTGGTCGAATACAATCCCGGCTTCTGCGCGCTGCTGCGCGACCGCTATCCGCAAGCCAAGGTGGTGCAGGGCGACGCCTACCGCTTGCGCGACACGCTCTGGCACGTGCTGGGTGCGCCCGCGTCCGCCGTGGTCTCCGGCCTGCCGCTGGTCACAAAGCCGATGTTCACGCGCCTGAGGCTCATTCGCGACGCCTTCACGGCGCTCGCGCCCGGCGCGCCCTTCGTGCAGTTCACCTATTCGGTGGTGCCGCCGATCCCGAAATCGCTGCCCGGCGTGTCCACAGAGGCCTCGGAACGGATCTGGATGAACCTTCCGCCGGCCCGCGTCTGGGTGTATCGCAAGGACTAA
- a CDS encoding NAD(P)H-dependent oxidoreductase yields MPAPKILVIPGSLRTGSHNAKLAAVAAFEFAQAGVDVARVSLADFPLPIYDEDLYVKSGVPKHAVNLKRMIGAHQGVLIVTPEYNASVPPLLKNAIDWVSRVQDPHEARGEVFRGRAFAIAGASQSRLGGARALSALRLILTSCHANVIASQLALAFADQAYDDMDRLKNEGDIAALKDLVRQLIDISQRMM; encoded by the coding sequence ATGCCCGCACCCAAGATCCTGGTCATTCCCGGCTCGCTGCGCACCGGCTCGCACAATGCGAAGCTGGCGGCGGTCGCCGCTTTCGAATTCGCGCAGGCCGGCGTCGACGTCGCCCGCGTCTCGCTCGCCGACTTCCCGCTGCCGATCTATGACGAAGACCTGTATGTGAAGTCCGGTGTGCCGAAGCACGCGGTCAACCTGAAGCGCATGATCGGCGCGCATCAGGGCGTGCTGATCGTGACGCCCGAATACAACGCCTCCGTGCCGCCGCTCCTGAAGAACGCGATCGACTGGGTCAGCCGCGTGCAGGATCCGCATGAAGCGCGCGGCGAGGTGTTTCGGGGTCGCGCCTTCGCGATCGCCGGCGCCTCGCAGAGCCGTCTCGGCGGCGCGCGTGCGCTTTCTGCGCTGCGGCTGATCCTGACCTCCTGCCACGCCAATGTGATAGCCAGCCAGCTCGCGCTCGCCTTTGCCGACCAAGCCTATGACGATATGGACAGGCTGAAGAACGAGGGCGATATCGCCGCGTTGAAGGACTTGGTGCGGCAACTGATCGACATTTCCCAACGCATGATGTGA
- the pyrF gene encoding orotidine-5'-phosphate decarboxylase, whose translation MTQAEIAAKDRLIVPLDLPSPEAAEAMVARLGDSVTFYKIGYQLAYAGGLPLIGKLADQGKKVFADLKMHDISNTVMRGVESVAKSGATFLTVHAYPQTMKAAVEGRGKSGLKILAVTVLTSYNDDDLHAAGYRLGVSELVEARAQQAQVLGIDGLVCSPEEAGALRKIVGHQMNLVTPGIRPAGAAAGDQKRIMTPGRAIAAGADYLVVGRPIVEAADPKATAEAIQAEIARALT comes from the coding sequence ATGACGCAAGCCGAAATCGCCGCGAAAGACCGCCTGATCGTCCCGCTCGACCTGCCGAGCCCGGAGGCCGCGGAGGCGATGGTCGCAAGGCTCGGCGATAGCGTCACGTTCTACAAGATCGGCTATCAGCTCGCCTATGCCGGGGGCCTCCCGCTGATCGGAAAGCTCGCCGATCAGGGCAAGAAGGTGTTTGCCGATCTCAAGATGCACGACATCAGCAACACCGTGATGCGCGGCGTGGAAAGCGTCGCCAAATCGGGCGCGACCTTCCTCACCGTGCATGCCTATCCGCAGACCATGAAGGCAGCCGTTGAAGGTCGCGGCAAATCGGGCTTGAAGATTCTCGCGGTCACCGTGCTGACCTCGTACAATGATGACGATCTGCATGCGGCCGGCTACCGCCTCGGCGTCTCCGAACTCGTCGAAGCGCGCGCGCAGCAGGCGCAGGTGCTCGGCATCGACGGCCTCGTCTGCTCGCCGGAGGAAGCCGGCGCCCTGCGCAAGATCGTCGGCCACCAGATGAACCTCGTCACGCCCGGCATCCGGCCGGCCGGGGCGGCCGCCGGCGACCAGAAGCGCATCATGACGCCGGGACGCGCGATTGCCGCGGGCGCGGACTATCTGGTGGTCGGACGCCCGATCGTCGAAGCCGCGGATCCCAAGGCGACGGCCGAGGCCATCCAGGCCGAGATCGCGCGGGCGCTCACCTGA
- a CDS encoding DUF1330 domain-containing protein, translating into MAAKGYWIGRVDVHNDEGYKPYAAANLAIFKKFGGRYVVRGGKLTSVEGHSRARNVVIEFPSYEAALACYNSPEYQANIKVRQPHSIADLIVIEGYDGPQP; encoded by the coding sequence ATGGCAGCAAAAGGCTACTGGATCGGCCGCGTCGACGTTCACAATGACGAGGGCTACAAGCCCTATGCGGCCGCCAATCTCGCGATTTTCAAGAAGTTCGGCGGACGCTACGTGGTTCGCGGCGGCAAGCTCACCAGCGTCGAAGGCCATAGCCGCGCCCGCAACGTCGTGATCGAATTCCCGAGCTACGAGGCCGCGCTCGCCTGCTACAACTCGCCAGAATACCAGGCCAACATCAAGGTGCGCCAGCCGCACTCGATCGCCGACCTCATCGTCATCGAGGGCTACGACGGCCCGCAGCCGTAG
- the dapB gene encoding 4-hydroxy-tetrahydrodipicolinate reductase, with translation MSDMRLIVAGAGGRMGRALTRAISETEGAVLAGALEAPGSELLGKDAGVLAGLPANGVMLSADLWAMTAEADGILDFTAPAATIANVAIAAQRGLVHVIGTTGLSASDDAVIKSVTNRAVVVKSGNMSLGVNLLTALVKRVAQSLGDTFDIEIVETHHRAKVDAPSGTALMLGEAAASGRGISLRDHSARGRDGVTGARRTGDIGFASLRGGTAAGDHSVSFLGPFERLTLSHHAEDRMLFAHGALKAALWAHGKKPGLYSMADVLGLADI, from the coding sequence ATGTCCGACATGCGCTTGATTGTTGCTGGAGCTGGCGGCCGGATGGGCCGGGCGCTGACGCGTGCGATTTCCGAGACCGAAGGCGCGGTGCTGGCCGGCGCGTTGGAGGCGCCGGGCTCGGAACTGCTCGGCAAGGACGCCGGTGTGCTCGCAGGTCTCCCGGCCAACGGCGTGATGCTTTCGGCCGATCTCTGGGCCATGACGGCGGAGGCTGACGGCATTCTCGATTTCACCGCGCCGGCCGCGACCATCGCCAACGTGGCGATCGCCGCGCAGCGCGGGCTCGTTCACGTCATCGGCACGACCGGCCTCTCGGCGTCGGATGACGCGGTGATCAAGAGCGTCACCAACCGCGCCGTTGTCGTCAAATCCGGCAATATGAGTCTCGGCGTCAATCTGCTCACCGCGCTGGTCAAGCGCGTGGCGCAGTCGCTGGGCGACACGTTCGATATCGAGATCGTCGAAACCCATCACCGTGCCAAGGTCGATGCGCCCTCGGGCACGGCGCTGATGTTGGGTGAAGCCGCAGCCAGCGGCCGCGGCATTTCGCTCAGGGATCATTCGGCCCGCGGCCGCGACGGCGTCACGGGCGCGCGTCGAACCGGTGACATCGGCTTTGCCTCGCTGCGCGGCGGCACCGCGGCCGGCGATCACAGCGTCAGCTTCCTCGGGCCGTTCGAGCGCCTGACACTGTCGCACCACGCCGAGGATCGCATGCTGTTCGCTCATGGCGCGCTGAAGGCCGCGCTGTGGGCCCATGGCAAGAAGCCGGGCCTCTACTCGATGGCCGATGTGCTCGGTCTCGCCGATATCTGA
- a CDS encoding 2,3-bisphosphoglycerate-dependent phosphoglycerate mutase, giving the protein MSERLLVLVRHGQSEWNLKNLFTGWKDPDLTEQGVAEAKEAGRKLKAKGLVFDVAFTSVLTRAQHTLDLILTELGQTGLPTSKDLALNERDYGDLSGLNKDDARKKWGEDQVHVWRRSFDVAPPGGESLKDTLARALPYYVQEILPGVLNGKRTLVAAHGNSLRALIMVLEKLSPEGILKRELATGVPIIYQLNADSTVASKLDLAG; this is encoded by the coding sequence ATGAGCGAACGTCTTCTCGTGCTCGTGCGCCACGGCCAGAGCGAATGGAATCTGAAGAACCTGTTCACGGGATGGAAGGATCCCGATCTCACTGAACAGGGCGTGGCGGAAGCCAAGGAAGCCGGCCGCAAGCTGAAGGCGAAGGGCCTCGTCTTCGACGTCGCCTTCACCTCGGTGCTGACGCGCGCCCAGCACACGCTCGATCTCATTCTCACCGAGCTCGGCCAGACCGGGCTGCCCACATCGAAGGACCTCGCGCTGAACGAGCGCGACTATGGTGATCTCTCCGGCCTCAACAAGGACGACGCCCGCAAGAAATGGGGCGAGGACCAGGTCCACGTCTGGCGCCGCTCGTTTGACGTGGCGCCGCCCGGCGGCGAAAGCCTGAAGGACACGCTCGCACGCGCACTGCCCTATTACGTGCAGGAGATCCTGCCGGGCGTGCTCAACGGCAAGCGTACGCTGGTCGCCGCCCACGGCAACTCGCTGCGCGCGCTGATCATGGTGCTGGAGAAGCTCTCGCCCGAAGGCATCCTGAAGCGCGAGCTCGCCACCGGCGTGCCGATCATCTACCAGCTCAATGCGGATTCGACCGTGGCGTCGAAGCTGGATCTGGCGGGGTAG
- a CDS encoding bifunctional helix-turn-helix domain-containing protein/methylated-DNA--[protein]-cysteine S-methyltransferase: protein MMTLAIHDHRLAKPGSQNAALRDYDSVRRAIAFISENWRAQPTIEAMADAAGVTPDELHHLFRRWASITPKAFMQALTLDHARNLLRDSASILDAALDSGLSGPGRLHDLFVTHEAMSPGEWKNGGAGLTLRYGFHPCPFGTAIVIATTRGLSGLAFADANEEQAALADMMRRWPNATYVEDHEGTAPLAQRIFDTKLWRPDQPLRVVLIGTDFEVRVWETLLRIPMGRAVSYSDIACKINSPKASRAVGAAVGRNPVSFVVPCHRALGKDGKLTGYHWGVTRKQAMLGWEAGRVGVQ from the coding sequence ATGATGACCCTCGCCATACATGACCATCGCCTGGCCAAGCCGGGCTCCCAGAACGCCGCGCTGCGGGATTACGATTCCGTGCGTCGCGCGATCGCCTTCATCTCGGAGAACTGGCGCGCGCAGCCGACCATCGAGGCGATGGCGGATGCGGCCGGCGTCACGCCGGATGAGCTGCACCATCTGTTCCGTCGCTGGGCGTCCATCACGCCAAAAGCCTTCATGCAGGCGCTGACGCTCGACCACGCCAGGAATCTGCTGCGCGATTCCGCGAGCATCCTCGACGCCGCGCTCGACTCTGGCCTCTCGGGTCCGGGACGGCTGCACGATCTCTTCGTGACTCACGAAGCGATGTCGCCGGGCGAATGGAAGAACGGCGGCGCGGGCCTGACGCTGCGTTACGGCTTCCATCCCTGCCCCTTCGGCACCGCGATCGTGATCGCGACCACTCGCGGCCTGTCGGGGCTTGCCTTCGCCGACGCGAACGAGGAGCAGGCCGCACTCGCAGACATGATGCGGCGCTGGCCGAACGCCACTTACGTCGAGGACCATGAGGGCACCGCGCCGCTCGCCCAGCGTATCTTCGACACAAAACTGTGGCGACCGGATCAACCGCTGCGCGTCGTCTTGATCGGTACCGATTTCGAGGTGCGGGTGTGGGAGACGCTGCTCCGGATCCCGATGGGTCGCGCGGTGTCCTATTCGGACATCGCCTGCAAGATCAACAGTCCGAAGGCCTCACGCGCAGTAGGCGCCGCGGTCGGAAGGAATCCGGTGTCCTTCGTCGTGCCCTGCCACCGCGCACTCGGCAAGGACGGCAAGCTGACCGGCTATCACTGGGGCGTCACCCGCAAGCAGGCGATGCTGGGCTGGGAAGCCGGGCGGGTCGGGGTGCAGTAG
- a CDS encoding DUF2244 domain-containing protein: protein MSTGNEFERRESEGHGEVQIFAALLTPHRSLNRTGFLAVMLFLSLVSFVTGMVFLMMGAWPVFGFFGLDVLVIWWAFKVNFRTARASEEIVVTVSELRVRRVSHRGHVAEWAFNPLWVKLDLEADEEFGIERVYLISRGRRLSIGSFLGPDEKASFAKALLEALNAAKRGPTYNPIA, encoded by the coding sequence ATGAGCACAGGCAACGAATTTGAGCGCAGGGAATCTGAAGGCCACGGCGAGGTGCAGATCTTCGCTGCGCTGCTGACGCCGCATCGCTCGCTGAATCGCACCGGCTTTCTCGCGGTGATGCTGTTCCTGAGCCTCGTCAGTTTTGTGACCGGGATGGTCTTTCTGATGATGGGCGCCTGGCCGGTGTTCGGCTTTTTCGGCCTCGACGTGCTGGTGATCTGGTGGGCCTTCAAGGTCAATTTCCGTACCGCGCGGGCGAGCGAGGAGATCGTGGTTACGGTTTCGGAATTGCGCGTGCGGCGGGTCAGCCATCGCGGCCATGTCGCCGAATGGGCGTTCAATCCGCTCTGGGTGAAGCTCGATCTCGAGGCCGACGAGGAGTTCGGCATTGAGCGGGTCTATCTGATCTCCCGCGGCCGCCGCCTGTCGATCGGCAGTTTTTTGGGGCCCGACGAAAAGGCAAGCTTTGCCAAAGCCTTACTGGAGGCATTGAACGCCGCCAAGCGCGGCCCGACCTACAATCCGATCGCTTGA